In Aequorivita sp. H23M31, a single window of DNA contains:
- the mazG gene encoding nucleoside triphosphate pyrophosphohydrolase: MNSRKEQLQAFDRLLTIMDELREQCPWDRKQTMETLRHLTIEETYELGDAILDNDLEEVKKELGDVLLHIVFYSKIGSESNNFDIADVCNSICEKLISRHPHIYGDVKVADEEEVKRNWENLKLREGKKSVLEGVPKSLPAVVKASRIQEKVAGVGFDWEEPQQVFEKLQEELGELQQEISDNNPEKMEAEFGDVLFSMINYARFLNINPENALERTNKKFIKRFQYLEDKAAGLNKSLKDMTLAEMDVYWNEAKNQ, from the coding sequence ATGAATTCCCGAAAAGAGCAACTCCAGGCATTTGATAGACTGTTGACCATTATGGACGAACTGAGGGAACAATGCCCGTGGGACCGAAAGCAAACTATGGAAACGCTTCGGCATTTAACCATTGAAGAAACCTATGAGCTGGGAGATGCAATCCTTGATAACGATTTGGAGGAAGTTAAAAAGGAATTGGGAGATGTACTTTTACACATTGTCTTCTACTCGAAAATTGGCAGTGAATCCAATAATTTTGATATTGCTGATGTCTGTAATTCCATTTGTGAAAAACTGATTTCCAGACATCCGCATATTTATGGGGATGTAAAAGTAGCTGATGAAGAAGAAGTAAAACGAAATTGGGAAAATCTAAAACTCAGGGAAGGTAAAAAAAGTGTTTTGGAAGGGGTGCCAAAGTCTTTACCTGCGGTTGTAAAAGCGAGCAGAATACAAGAAAAGGTTGCAGGAGTAGGATTTGATTGGGAGGAACCACAACAAGTATTCGAAAAGCTTCAAGAAGAATTGGGCGAACTGCAACAAGAGATTTCTGATAATAATCCCGAGAAAATGGAAGCCGAGTTTGGGGATGTTCTATTCTCAATGATTAACTACGCGCGTTTTCTAAATATAAATCCCGAGAACGCTCTCGAACGAACCAATAAAAAATTTATTAAACGTTTTCAGTATCTTGAAGATAAGGCCGCTGGATTAAACAAATCGCTTAAAGATATGACTCTCGCGGAGATGGATGTATATTGGAATGAAGCTAAGAATCAGTAG
- a CDS encoding shikimate dehydrogenase family protein — MSKFGLIGRNIDYSFSKSFFSEKFERENLAHSYENFDIPSIENFPDIISETNNLQGINVTIPYKQSVIPFLDSLDETAEKIGAVNVIKVLDDKKLRGYNTDYFGFQKSLSHFLPLKNRKALILGKGGASKAIAYALDNLGFDFQYVSRRDDGCLNYNQLDRETVENHLLIVNCTPLGTFPNIMDCPDIPYQFVTPDHLLFDLIYNPTETKFLKRGRLKGARTSNGKDMLILQAEKAWEIWKS; from the coding sequence ATGTCTAAATTCGGATTGATTGGAAGAAATATAGATTATTCCTTTTCGAAATCATTTTTTAGCGAAAAATTTGAAAGGGAAAATTTAGCGCATTCCTATGAGAATTTCGATATACCTTCTATAGAAAATTTTCCAGACATAATTTCTGAAACTAACAATCTCCAAGGAATTAATGTTACTATTCCGTATAAACAATCTGTTATTCCATTTCTGGATAGTCTTGATGAAACGGCAGAAAAAATAGGTGCGGTCAACGTTATAAAGGTTTTAGATGATAAAAAATTAAGAGGTTATAATACAGATTATTTCGGCTTTCAAAAATCCCTTTCACACTTTCTTCCCTTAAAGAATAGAAAAGCACTCATTTTAGGAAAAGGGGGTGCCTCAAAAGCCATTGCTTATGCATTGGATAATTTGGGTTTCGACTTCCAATATGTAAGTCGCAGGGATGATGGTTGCCTAAATTATAATCAGCTGGATCGAGAAACAGTTGAAAATCACTTGTTGATTGTTAACTGCACTCCCCTTGGTACTTTTCCCAACATTATGGACTGTCCGGATATCCCTTACCAGTTTGTAACCCCCGATCATCTGCTTTTCGATTTAATTTACAATCCTACAGAAACCAAATTCTTAAAACGAGGTCGACTAAAAGGCGCTAGAACCAGCAATGGTAAGGACATGTTAATACTTCAGGCCGAAAAAGCTTGGGAAATTTGGAAATCGTAG
- a CDS encoding DUF368 domain-containing protein, whose amino-acid sequence MYENRSFSDKAWLVLKGLGMGAANKVPGVSGGVVAFVAGFYEEFIYSLQKVNMKAFKLLINGRFKSFYRYINGQFLLLLILGMVISYFSVSKLLDYLILHYELFVWSTFFGMIIGSIYFIAKDFGHWNREYLLFLLAGVLVGVAISFLEPAKENSNLIFVFFCGIISVSGMTLPGLSGSFILILVGNYVLLLVDSVNALFDTFANIFQGDFSWIYSVERIELLKVLAVFSIGSLVGLVSFSHLLAYVLKRFKKATYAVIIGFISGSLGVVWPWKDVVYKTDALGNAITDANGRDIIQSYNRHFPTDFGTETILAIAFIIFGVLIVLSLDWYDHHKRTQHV is encoded by the coding sequence TCCAGGTGTTTCGGGAGGAGTAGTAGCTTTTGTTGCTGGGTTTTATGAAGAATTTATTTATTCCCTTCAAAAAGTCAATATGAAGGCTTTTAAGCTTTTGATAAACGGACGTTTTAAAAGTTTTTACAGATATATCAACGGCCAGTTTCTCCTGCTTCTTATCTTGGGAATGGTAATCAGTTACTTCAGCGTTTCCAAATTATTGGATTATTTGATACTGCATTACGAACTTTTCGTCTGGAGTACTTTCTTCGGTATGATTATAGGTTCTATTTATTTTATAGCCAAAGATTTCGGGCATTGGAACAGGGAATATTTATTATTTCTCCTTGCAGGAGTCTTGGTAGGCGTGGCAATTAGTTTTTTAGAACCCGCCAAAGAAAACAGCAATCTTATATTCGTTTTTTTCTGTGGGATTATCAGTGTTTCCGGAATGACACTGCCTGGACTCTCAGGTTCCTTTATTCTTATTTTAGTAGGAAATTATGTGCTGTTGCTCGTCGATTCTGTGAACGCACTCTTCGATACATTTGCGAATATATTTCAAGGCGATTTTTCTTGGATCTACAGTGTGGAACGTATTGAGCTTCTTAAAGTATTAGCAGTTTTCTCCATCGGTTCCTTGGTGGGGCTAGTTTCATTTTCGCATCTTTTGGCCTATGTTCTTAAACGATTCAAAAAAGCGACCTACGCAGTTATAATCGGATTTATTTCCGGTTCTTTAGGTGTTGTATGGCCTTGGAAAGATGTTGTCTATAAAACGGATGCCCTGGGAAATGCTATTACCGACGCCAATGGCCGGGACATTATACAGAGTTATAACAGACATTTTCCAACCGATTTTGGGACCGAAACAATTTTGGCAATTGCCTTTATAATTTTTGGTGTTCTAATTGTGCTCAGCCTCGATTGGTACGATCATCACAAACGAACGCAACATGTCTAA
- a CDS encoding DUF349 domain-containing protein, translating to MSQEKLSPEDNENPSIENQQDSQTTSNETQPHQKLDTESVVDNGDTSGGEEVIEKPDTSSESASEVEPINNPVSEEQKNVEIDSPKAEETSEEKTDSNVSDNSMEKKYGDENVTTSEVESSEAQKVAFSEAKAPMTSEDSENAIDSEAPDEDEEEEVESSEDEEPEEDKEEQAQKDYSSLSKKELIAEFEQLLKSRKIQDIKPEAEEIRSEFNNKFNEELEQKKEEFLAEGGNIIDFHYTTPLKKEFNSLYFDYKEKRNNYYKNLKKDLQGNLTKRWELIEDLKSLLSAEENINTTYKHFKDIQEKWHLAGAIPRDKYNTVWNTYHHHVENFYDFLHLNREFRDLDFKHNLDAKLKLITRAEELAQENDINKAFRELQMLHKMWKEDIGPVAKEYRDEVWDKFSEATKVIHDKRQNQLAEMEKEFHANYEKKKEIVEALRKQTEEAQPSHQGWQNAIKVVQELRDEFFKTGRVPRTHNKEIWKSFKDATSAFNNQKNSFYKNQKKDQYSNLEKKRELIKIAEDNKDSEDFETTTPLMKKIQDDWKTIGHVPRRDSDKIWKQFKKACNHYFDRLNAEKNEANKEEMANFEAKQEMLNKLAAMELSGNHKDDVKNIKKHISEWKEIGRVPYNKRFIEQKFNKTLDGLFSKLDLGKKETELIKFDNKLNTLVNREDDRKLQNEHFFISKKIDETRDEIRQLENNLGFFHHVDENNPMVREVHNNIARHKEQLEVWKAKLSKIKEIRE from the coding sequence ATGTCGCAAGAAAAATTGTCTCCGGAAGATAACGAAAATCCTTCCATCGAAAACCAACAAGATTCCCAAACCACTTCAAATGAAACCCAACCCCATCAAAAACTGGACACTGAATCGGTCGTAGATAATGGGGATACAAGCGGAGGAGAAGAAGTAATTGAAAAACCAGATACAAGTTCTGAGAGTGCTTCAGAAGTGGAGCCTATAAACAATCCGGTTTCCGAAGAGCAGAAGAATGTTGAAATAGATTCTCCGAAAGCAGAAGAAACCTCCGAAGAGAAGACAGATTCCAATGTTTCGGATAATTCAATGGAAAAAAAATACGGAGATGAAAATGTTACTACCAGTGAGGTAGAGAGTTCTGAAGCCCAAAAAGTTGCTTTCTCAGAAGCTAAGGCCCCAATGACTTCGGAAGATTCTGAAAACGCAATAGATTCCGAAGCCCCGGATGAAGATGAGGAAGAAGAGGTAGAATCTTCCGAAGATGAAGAACCTGAAGAAGACAAGGAAGAACAAGCCCAAAAAGATTATTCTTCACTCTCTAAAAAGGAACTGATTGCAGAGTTCGAACAACTTCTAAAAAGCAGAAAAATTCAGGATATAAAGCCCGAAGCAGAGGAAATTCGGTCAGAATTCAATAATAAGTTTAACGAAGAGCTCGAACAGAAAAAAGAAGAATTTCTTGCCGAAGGTGGTAATATTATAGACTTCCACTATACTACGCCGTTAAAAAAGGAATTCAATTCCCTTTACTTTGACTACAAGGAAAAACGCAACAATTACTACAAGAACTTAAAGAAAGACCTTCAGGGAAATCTCACTAAACGATGGGAACTTATTGAGGACCTAAAAAGTTTATTGAGTGCCGAGGAGAATATTAATACTACCTATAAACATTTCAAGGATATCCAGGAAAAATGGCATTTGGCTGGAGCAATTCCTAGGGATAAATACAATACCGTTTGGAATACCTACCATCACCACGTAGAGAATTTCTATGATTTCCTTCATCTAAACAGGGAATTCCGCGATTTGGATTTTAAGCACAACCTAGATGCAAAACTTAAGTTGATAACCCGTGCCGAAGAGTTGGCCCAGGAGAACGACATCAACAAGGCATTTAGGGAACTGCAAATGCTACATAAAATGTGGAAAGAGGACATTGGTCCGGTTGCTAAGGAATATAGAGATGAAGTTTGGGATAAATTCAGCGAGGCCACAAAAGTAATCCATGATAAAAGGCAAAATCAATTGGCAGAAATGGAAAAGGAATTCCACGCCAATTATGAAAAGAAAAAAGAAATTGTTGAAGCTTTAAGAAAACAAACCGAAGAAGCCCAACCCAGTCATCAAGGTTGGCAAAATGCTATAAAAGTTGTTCAGGAACTTCGTGATGAATTCTTTAAAACCGGAAGAGTACCACGCACCCACAACAAGGAAATATGGAAATCTTTCAAAGATGCAACCAGTGCGTTTAACAATCAAAAGAACAGTTTTTATAAAAACCAGAAGAAAGACCAATACAGCAATCTTGAAAAGAAAAGGGAGCTAATAAAAATCGCTGAAGACAACAAGGATAGTGAAGATTTTGAGACCACTACTCCTTTGATGAAAAAAATCCAAGACGACTGGAAAACCATTGGGCATGTGCCACGAAGAGATAGTGACAAAATTTGGAAACAGTTTAAAAAAGCTTGTAACCATTATTTTGACCGTCTTAACGCAGAGAAAAATGAGGCGAATAAAGAGGAAATGGCAAATTTTGAAGCCAAGCAGGAAATGCTAAACAAACTGGCTGCTATGGAACTCAGCGGGAACCACAAAGATGATGTTAAAAATATTAAAAAACATATTTCTGAATGGAAGGAAATTGGTCGTGTACCCTACAACAAGCGCTTTATTGAGCAAAAATTCAATAAAACCCTGGACGGCCTATTCTCGAAATTGGATTTAGGAAAAAAGGAAACGGAACTGATAAAATTCGACAACAAGTTGAATACCCTTGTAAACCGAGAAGACGACAGAAAACTGCAAAACGAACATTTCTTTATTTCCAAGAAAATTGACGAAACCCGAGATGAAATACGCCAATTGGAAAACAACCTAGGTTTCTTCCATCACGTGGATGAAAACAATCCGATGGTAAGAGAAGTGCACAACAACATCGCCAGACATAAAGAGCAATTGGAAGTGTGGAAAGCAAAACTATCGAAAATTAAAGAAATCCGAGAATAG